A genomic window from Osmia bicornis bicornis chromosome 6, iOsmBic2.1, whole genome shotgun sequence includes:
- the LOC114874630 gene encoding pseudouridine-5'-phosphatase-like isoform X1, with protein sequence MSGNQYKNVTHCIFDMDGLLLDTETLYSEAFNRIANRYGKEFTWEHKAKIMGFKTKAVAQATIEMLDLPMTVEEFETEIVQIYHELFPSANLMPGAERLLRHLKENNVPIALATSSNKENFKLKTQRWTELFDLFDHKVLGGSDPDVVQGKPAPDIFLVAAKRFPDNPDPSMCLVFEDAPNGVKAALSAGMQVIMVPDPRLPKHYIENPTLIINSLEEFQPEVFGLPPYSK encoded by the exons atgtCGGGAAATCAGTATAAAAATGTTACACATTGTATTTTTGATATGGACGGATTGTTACTTG ATACAGAAACACTTTACTCTGAAGCCTTTAATCGTATTGCAAATCGCTATGGAAAAGAATTTACATGGGAGCACAAAGCAAAAATTATGGGCTTTAAAACTAAAGCTGTTGCCCAAGCTACAATTGAAATGTTAGATTTACCTATGACAGTAGAAGAGTTTGAAACTGAGATAGTACAAATATATCATGAATTGTTTCCCTCTGCTAATCTTATGCCTG GTGCTGAAAGATTGTTAAGacatttaaaagaaaataatgttcCAATTGCATTAGCTACCAGTTCAAACAAAGAgaactttaaattaaaaactcaAAGATGGACAGAGTTGTTTGATTTGTTTGATCATAAAGTTCTTGGAGGTTCTGATCCTGATGTTGTTCAGGGTAAACCAGCACCAGATATATTTTTGGTTGCTGCCAAACGTTTTCCTGATAATCCTGATCCTTCAATG TGCCTTGTATTTGAAGATGCTCCGAATGGTGTAAAGGCTGCACTTAGTGCTGGAATGCAAGTTATCATGGTTCCAGATCCAAGGTTACCAAAACATTATATTGAAAATCcaacattaataataaatagtcTTGAAGAATTTCAACCTGAAGTGTTTGGTTTACCACCATatagtaaataa
- the LOC114874629 gene encoding protein disulfide-isomerase A6 homolog: MITLLRNMQAFLGVLILITGAHSLYSSNSHVIDLKPNNFDNLVLDSDNVWIVEFYAPWCGHCQQLTPEYDKAANALKGIVKVGAVNADEHKSLGSKYGIQGFPTIKIFGVDSKPEDYNGPRTAAGIVDAALNAVSQKARRALGGKRNGGDSKSKDSKDVIELTDDNFDKMVMNSEDMWLVEFYAPWCGHCKNLAPTWASAATELKGKVKLGAIDATVNRVKASQYEIKGYPTIKYFAPGKKSFDSVQEYDGGRTGSDIVNWALEKLAENVPAPEVVQIVNEKSLRDACEDKPLCVVSVLPHILDCQSECRNQYLKILNDLGEKYKQKMWGWVWAEAGAQPYIEEALEIGGFGYPALAAVNIKKMKYSLLKGSFSYDGINEFLRDLSYGRGGTAPLKGAQLPQILETTSWDGKDAEPPQEEDIDLSDVDLDEKDEL, from the exons ATGATTACTTTGCTAAGAAACATGCAAGCATTTTTAG GTGTCCTAATATTAATTACTGGAGCTCATTCTCTGTACTCCTCCAATTCCCATGTTATAGATCTAAAACCAAACAATTTTGATAATTTGGTATTAGACAGTGATAATGTATGGATAGTGGAATTTTATGCCCCATGGTGTGGACATTGTCAACAATTAACACCTGAATATGATAAAGCTGCCAATGCTTTAAAA GGTATTGTAAAAGTTGGTGCAGTAAATGCAGATGAGCATAAATCTCTTGGGTCAAAATATGGAATTCAAGGTTTTCCAACAATTAAGATTTTTGGTGTTGATAGTAAACCAGAAGACTATAATGGGCCAAGAACTGCAGCTGGAATTGTTGATGCTGCTTTGAATGCAGTTAGTCAGAAAGCACGTAGAGCTTTAGGTGGGAAAAGAAATGGTGGAGATTCTAAG TCTAAAGATTCCAAAGATGTAATCGAATTAACAGACgataattttgataaaatggTGATGAATTCAGAAGACATGTGGTTAGTTGAGTTTTATGCACCATGGTGTGGTCACTGCAAAAATTTAGCTCCCACCTGGGCATCTGCAGCTACAGAGCTGAAAGGAAAAGTGAAATTGGGTGCTATTGATGCTACTGTAAACAGAGTTAAA gCTAGTCAATATGAAATAAAAGGATATCCTACTATCAAATACTTTGCACCTGGTAAAAAGTCGTTTGATTCTGTACAAGAATATGATGGTGGCCGTACAGGTAGCGACATTGTAAATTGGGCACTAGAGAAATTGGCCGAAAATGTTCCAGCGCCAGAAGTAGTTcaaattgtaaatgaaaaaagttTAAGAGACGCATGCGAAGACAAACCATTGTGTGTTGTTTCAGTTTTACCACATATCTTAGATTGTCAGTCAGAATGTagaaatcaatatttaaagATTTTAAATGACCTTggagaaaaatataaacaaaagaTGTGGGG GTGGGTTTGGGCTGAAGCCGGTGCTCAGCCTTATATTGAAGAAGCATTAGAAATTGGAGGTTTTGGTTATCCAGCATTAGCTGCtgtaaatataaagaaaatgaaatattcattaCTGAAGGGTAGTTTTTCGTATGATGGTATAAATGAATTCTTGCGAGATCTAAGTTATGGACGAGGTGGTACAGCTCCTTTAAAAGGAGCTCAGTTACCTCAAATTCTGGAAACAACATCGTGGGATGGTAAAGATGCTGAACCTCCCCAAGAAGAAGACATTGATCTCAGTGATGTAGATCTTGACGAGAAGGatgaattgtaa
- the LOC114874620 gene encoding gamma-tubulin complex component 5 isoform X1 has translation MGTKTLNDIHNDIKQLISTITSFEENEEGFRICERFCMINIKHHRYLSVNSTTTKEAIKALITKFSIHGKYDVAKKFKELVDIFLSSFDFEQHPQYDLQWCLLTLLLELAKETHKSDLECLTLIRGEFTFNVTSENEKEVPDEIDWAEYLKEGHENFFDDYKSDTESEWSEDEEDTDNLSTNFEGSTGVTNTDKTICIPNTEKKRNQLSLALNEELKSKNWLLSNVQNTWWNELQWRKYPVKSRVCDAHLCEIWHKAIEGDFYSIGTLSEYSVCRELLWMFHAPMHMVVFQKSGEAKFSIHSNISIPSLTTVAFNSILLPFCEHFSIIYDIEKFGTDLYVEQDGLNKKPPLTYETYNSILKQHVMKFKSEIIDIEKELMKQDKTYTLLSLSSVLKKNLYNLKILHQVHKKAVCNWRIYPNWKCASKLLSSLYFEIQKSHNQERTNICISLYLSSLTVYLNIIDTWLSEGRFEDWREEFIIVRVLNDIALENTEQYETFSLRPLDGICLSDPIMRFLIRKVQHIGQSIELLVSLDRITDIWKINIGNDGTKPSLVEEFYTKLDVEILKYSKCKPHKEIPSINEDEVKEDKHNEDIDKNIIQQLTEFNNPFLLKALEDYLPSELLNKSSTDTFIAKCQSNTVKSNNIFKRLEEVSDYILPFRKILENILAEILVTRYNGASRLVKHMMSEEYKLESHLTLMRSVYMMEAGHIMNKFYQKLFHEIETNQMWNNSYFLSCILEEILSQWWPNSSSRWSITVSNTPTNQVLTAVDNITLHYTIGWPMNIILNEKTFIKYNEIFRFQLKLKWALWTLNNLRFSDLEGSKSMYKKNKLEQFHIRRIESLRFCLLHAISSIHTYLSGQVLQNLSIILEKSLMQTDSLDAIVSVHNEYLKKVHEHCLLTTEYEDLMATINNLIEMCSHVRSRWNYKKLMFISEELDVLESSYNKYHTYLALALHNAIQNKDASYLTGLSSAFNCNMSRV, from the exons atgggCACAAAAACATTAAATGACATTCACAATGATATCAAGCAATTAATATCAACAATAACTTCTTTTGAG GAAAATGAAGAAGGATTTAGAATTTGTGAAAGATTTTGTatgataaatattaaacatcATCGATACCTATCTGTTAACAGCACTACTACAAAAGAAGCAATTAAAGCTCTGATCACAAAGTTTTCAATTCATGGAAAATATGATGTAGCAAAAAAATTCAAGGAACTtgttgatatatttttatccaGTTTTGATTTTGAACAACATCCACAATATGATTTGCAATGGTGTTTGTTAACTCTCCTATTGGAATTAGCTAAAGAAACTCATAAATCAGATTTAGAATGTTTGACATTAATACGTGGAGAATTTACTTTCAATGTAAcaagtgaaaatgaaaaggaagTTCCAGATGAGATTGATTGGGctgaatatttaaaagaaggTCATGAGAATTTTTTTGATGACTATAAAAGTGATACAGAAagt GAATGGtcagaagatgaagaagataCTGACAATTTGAGTACAAATTTTGAAGGATCTACAGGTGTTACAAATACAGATAAAACAATATGCATACCAAATactgagaaaaaaagaaatcaattatCATTAGCATTAAATGAGGAGCTTAAATCTAAAAACTGGTTACTATCAAATGTTCAAAATACTTGGTGGAATGAATTACAGTGGAGGAAATATCCAGTTAAAAGTAGAGTCTGTGATGCTCATCTTTGTGAAATTTG GCATAAAGCAATAGAAGGAGATTTTTACTCAATTGGAACACTTAGTGAATATTCAGTGTGTAGAGAATTGTTGTGGATGTTTCATGCTCCAATGCATATGGTAGTGTTTCAAAAAAGTGGAGAAGCAAAATTTTCCATCCATTCCAATATATCTATACCCAGTTTAACAACT GTTGCTTTTAACAGTATTCTCTTACCATTTTGTgaacatttttcaataatatatgatatagaaaaatttggaaCCGATTTATATGTAGAACAGGAtggtttaaataaaaaaccaCCTTTGACTTATGAAACATACAATTCAATTCTTAAACAACAcgtaatgaaatttaaatctGAAATAATTGATATAGAAAAAGAACTTATGAAACAAG ATAAAACCTATACACTTTTATCTTTATCATCAgtcttgaaaaaaaatttatacaatttaaaaattttacatcAAGTTCACAAAAAGGCTGTATGTAATTGGAGGATTTATCCGAATTGGAAATGCGCATCAAAATTATTGTCGTCTTTGTATTTCGAAATACAGAAATCACATAATCAAGAAAGAACAAATATTTGTATCAGTTTATATTTATCTAGTCTTActgtatatttaaatataattgacACGTGGTTAAGCGAAGGACGATTTGAAGATTGGAGGGAAGAATTTATAATTGTCAG aGTATTGAATGATATAGCGTTAGAAAACACTGAGCAATATGAAACATTTTCTTTGAGACCTTTGGATGGCATATGTTTATCAGATCCTATAATGCGATTTTTAATAAGAAAAGTACAACATATTGGTCAAAGTATTGAGTTATTAGTATCTCTAGATCGTATTACAGatatatggaaaattaatattggaaATGATG GAACAAAACCATCCCTAGTTGAAGAATTTTATACTAAATTAGATGTGGAAATTTTGAAGTATAGTAAATGTAAGCCACATAAAGAAATACCTTCAATTAATGAAGATGAAGTGAAAGAAGATAAGCATAACGAAGACATAGATAAAAATATCATACAACAATTAACTGAATTTAACAatccatttttattaaaagctTTAGAAGATTATCTACCTTctgaattattaaacaaaagtaGCACTGATACTTTTATAGCTAAATGTCAAAGTAACACAGTAAAGAgtaacaatatatttaaaag ACTTGAAGAAGTATCAGATTATATATTGCCATTccgaaaaatattagaaaatattttagcaGAGATTTTAGTTACACGTTATAATGGTGCCAGTAGATTAGTGAAACACATGATGTCAGAAGAATATAAATTGGAATCACATTTAACATTAATGAGATCTGTTTACATGATGGAAGCTGGTCATATCATGaacaaattttatcaaaaattatttcacgAG attGAAACCAACCAAATGTGGAATAACTCGTATTTTCTATCGTGTATACTTGAAGAAATCCTTTCTCAATGGTGGCCGAACTCAAGTTCGCGTTGGTCTATTACAGTTTCTAATACACCTACAAATCAAGTATTAACGGCTGTAGATAACATAACATTACATTATACTATAGGCTGGCctatgaatattattttaaatgaaaaaacttTTATTAAGTATAATGAGATATTTAGGTTTCAGTTAAAATTAAAGTGGGCTTTATGGacgttaaataatttaagatTTAGTG ATTTAGAAGGATCAAAATCAAtgtataaaaagaataaattagaACAATTTCATATAAGACGAATTGAAAGTTTGCGATTTTGTTTATTACATGCAATTAGCTCAATACATACGTATTTATCAGGTCAAGTGCTACAAAATTTAAGTATCATATTAGAGAAATCTTTAATGCAAACTGATAGCCTTGATGCAATTGTATCAG TTCATaatgaatatttgaaaaaagttCATGAACATTGTTTGCTAACAACGGAATATGAAGATTTGATGGCTACTATAaataat TTAATTGAAATGTGTAGTCATGTTCGATCTCGATGGAATTATAAAAAGTTAATGTTTATCAGTGAAGAATTAGATGTATTGGAAAGTAGCTATAATAAATATCACACGTATCTTGCTTTAGCTCTACACAATGCGATACAGAATAAAGATGCGAGTTACT TGACTGGTTTAAGCTCTGCATTTAACTGCAATATGTCACGTGTTTAA
- the LOC114874630 gene encoding pseudouridine-5'-phosphatase-like isoform X2 — protein sequence MHTETLYSEAFNRIANRYGKEFTWEHKAKIMGFKTKAVAQATIEMLDLPMTVEEFETEIVQIYHELFPSANLMPGAERLLRHLKENNVPIALATSSNKENFKLKTQRWTELFDLFDHKVLGGSDPDVVQGKPAPDIFLVAAKRFPDNPDPSMCLVFEDAPNGVKAALSAGMQVIMVPDPRLPKHYIENPTLIINSLEEFQPEVFGLPPYSK from the exons ATGC ATACAGAAACACTTTACTCTGAAGCCTTTAATCGTATTGCAAATCGCTATGGAAAAGAATTTACATGGGAGCACAAAGCAAAAATTATGGGCTTTAAAACTAAAGCTGTTGCCCAAGCTACAATTGAAATGTTAGATTTACCTATGACAGTAGAAGAGTTTGAAACTGAGATAGTACAAATATATCATGAATTGTTTCCCTCTGCTAATCTTATGCCTG GTGCTGAAAGATTGTTAAGacatttaaaagaaaataatgttcCAATTGCATTAGCTACCAGTTCAAACAAAGAgaactttaaattaaaaactcaAAGATGGACAGAGTTGTTTGATTTGTTTGATCATAAAGTTCTTGGAGGTTCTGATCCTGATGTTGTTCAGGGTAAACCAGCACCAGATATATTTTTGGTTGCTGCCAAACGTTTTCCTGATAATCCTGATCCTTCAATG TGCCTTGTATTTGAAGATGCTCCGAATGGTGTAAAGGCTGCACTTAGTGCTGGAATGCAAGTTATCATGGTTCCAGATCCAAGGTTACCAAAACATTATATTGAAAATCcaacattaataataaatagtcTTGAAGAATTTCAACCTGAAGTGTTTGGTTTACCACCATatagtaaataa
- the LOC114874574 gene encoding ras-related GTP-binding protein D yields the protein MDDDDQYQAGYDVGSFPKDFGYAPFDGETEESMDPLAGEQKPRILLMGLRRSGKSSIQKVVFHKMSPNETLFLESTNKIIKDDISNSSFVQFQIWDFPGQIDFFDPTFDSDMIFGGCGALVFVIDAQDDYMEALNKLHLTVTKAYKVNQAIKFEVFIHKVDGLSDDCKMETQRDIHTRANDDLADSGCDQIHLSFHLTSIYDHSIFEAFSKVVQKLIPQLPTLENLLNILISNSAIEKAFLFDVVSKIYIATDSSPVDMQSYELCCDMIDVVIDVSCIYGLREDLEAAAFDNQSSSLIKLNNGTILYLREVNKFLALVCILREDNFDRQGVIDYNFLCFRKAIQQVFELRNKTITATNVNNHSTPPINETSNAPTVSQSGTMGQNGTIVIAQS from the exons ATG gaTGATGATGATCAATATCAAGCAGGTTATGATGTAGGTTCTTTCCCTAAAGATTTTGGATATGCTCCATTCGATGGAGAAACAGAAGAATCAATGGATCCCTTGGCAGGGGAACAAAAACCTAGAATACTTTTAATGGGACTTAGAAG AAGTGGAAAATCATCAATACAAAAAGTAGTCTTTCATAAAATGTCACCAAATGAAACATTATTCTTGGAAAGCACAAATAAGATTATTAAGGATGATATAAGTAACTCTAGTTTTGTTCAGTTTCAAATTTGGGACTTTCCAGGACAAATTGACTTCTTTGATCCTACTTTTGACAGTGATATGATATTTGGTGGTTGTGGAGCATTGGTTTTTGTAATTGATGCTCAAGATGATTACATGGAAGCACTTAATAAACTTCATTTAACAGTTACAAAAGCATACAAAGTTAATCAGGCAATAAAATTTGAGGTGTTCATACACAAAGTTGATGGTTTGTCTGATGATTGCAAAATGGAAACACAAAGAGACATACATACTAGAGCAAATGATGACCTTGCAGATTCTG GATGCGATCAGATACATTTGAGCTTTCATTTGACATCTATATATGATCATAGTATATTTGAAGCATTTAGTAAAGTTGTTCAAAAGCTGATACCACAGTTACCAACTCTAGAAAATTTACTTAACATACTCATATca AATTCTGCAATTGAAAAGGCATTTTTATTTGATGTAGTatctaaaatttatattgcTACTGATAGCTCTCCTGTAGACATGCAAAGTTATGAGCTTTGCTGTGATATGATTGATGTTGTTATTGATGTATCTTGTATATATGG tttAAGAGAAGATTTAGAGGCTGCAGCATTTGATAATCAGAGTTCTAGCCTAATTAAACTAAACAATGGAACAATTTTGTATCTAAGAGAAGTTAATAAATTCTTGGCCCTAGTTTGTATTTTACGCGAAGATAATTTCGATAGGCAAG GTGTAATTGATTATAACTTTCTCTGTTTTCGAAAAGCCATACAGCAAGTCTTTGAATTGCGTAATAAAACTATAACAGCTACAAATGTAAATAATCATTCAACACCACCtattaatgaaacttcaaATGCACCTACAGTATCACAAAGTGGAACAATGGGACAAAATGGTACTATTGTAATTGCACAGAGTTAA
- the LOC114874637 gene encoding uncharacterized protein LOC114874637, giving the protein MLQYHISTKDESIENDNLVYPFNNFNQSLLIEIAYQHLPPSGLSIPIPRIIHKTNWNRNSFNSEHSLPNDISLNEYEQTFSYIRWYQLEESMVTFDLLSTQTLYEEMKDLIDDDNSETT; this is encoded by the exons ATGCTACAGTATCACATTAGCACAAAAGATGAATCGATAGAAAATGATAATCTTGTTTAtccatttaataattttaatcagagTCTATTAATTGAAATAGCCTATCAACATTTACCACCATCAGGGCTATCTATTCCAATTCCAAGAATAATTCATAAAACAAACTGGAATAGAAACAG CTTCAATTCTGAACATTCCTTACCTAATGATATTAGTCTAAATGAATATGAACAAACGTTTTCGTACATACGGTGGTATCAATTAGAAGAAAGTATGGTTACATTTGATCTGTTGTCCACGCAAACTTTATATGAAGAAATGAAGGATCTTATTGATGATGATAATTCAGAAACCACGtga
- the LOC114874620 gene encoding gamma-tubulin complex component 5 isoform X2 produces MGTKTLNDIHNDIKQLISTITSFEENEEGFRICERFCMINIKHHRYLSVNSTTTKEAIKALITKFSIHGKYDVAKKFKELVDIFLSSFDFEQHPQYDLQWCLLTLLLELAKETHKSDLECLTLIRGEFTFNVTSENEKEVPDEIDWAEYLKEGHENFFDDYKSDTESEWSEDEEDTDNLSTNFEGSTGVTNTDKTICIPNTEKKRNQLSLALNEELKSKNWLLSNVQNTWWNELQWRKYPVKSRVCDAHLCEIWHKAIEGDFYSIGTLSEYSVCRELLWMFHAPMHMVVFQKSGEAKFSIHSNISIPSLTTVAFNSILLPFCEHFSIIYDIEKFGTDLYVEQDGLNKKPPLTYETYNSILKQHVMKFKSEIIDIEKELMKQDKTYTLLSLSSVLKKNLYNLKILHQVHKKAVCNWRIYPNWKCASKLLSSLYFEIQKSHNQERTNICISLYLSSLTVYLNIIDTWLSEGRFEDWREEFIIVRVLNDIALENTEQYETFSLRPLDGICLSDPIMRFLIRKVQHIGQSIELLVSLDRITDIWKINIGNDGTKPSLVEEFYTKLDVEILKYSKCKPHKEIPSINEDEVKEDKHNEDIDKNIIQQLTEFNNPFLLKALEDYLPSELLNKSSTDTFIAKCQSNTVKSNNIFKRLEEVSDYILPFRKILENILAEILVTRYNGASRLVKHMMSEEYKLESHLTLMRSVYMMEAGHIMNKFYQKLFHEIETNQMWNNSYFLSCILEEILSQWWPNSSSRWSITVSNTPTNQVLTAVDNITLHYTIGWPMNIILNEKTFIKYNEIFRFQLKLKWALWTLNNLRFSDLEGSKSMYKKNKLEQFHIRRIESLRFCLLHAISSIHTYLSGQVLQNLSIILEKSLMQTDSLDAIVSVHEHCLLTTEYEDLMATINNLIEMCSHVRSRWNYKKLMFISEELDVLESSYNKYHTYLALALHNAIQNKDASYLTGLSSAFNCNMSRV; encoded by the exons atgggCACAAAAACATTAAATGACATTCACAATGATATCAAGCAATTAATATCAACAATAACTTCTTTTGAG GAAAATGAAGAAGGATTTAGAATTTGTGAAAGATTTTGTatgataaatattaaacatcATCGATACCTATCTGTTAACAGCACTACTACAAAAGAAGCAATTAAAGCTCTGATCACAAAGTTTTCAATTCATGGAAAATATGATGTAGCAAAAAAATTCAAGGAACTtgttgatatatttttatccaGTTTTGATTTTGAACAACATCCACAATATGATTTGCAATGGTGTTTGTTAACTCTCCTATTGGAATTAGCTAAAGAAACTCATAAATCAGATTTAGAATGTTTGACATTAATACGTGGAGAATTTACTTTCAATGTAAcaagtgaaaatgaaaaggaagTTCCAGATGAGATTGATTGGGctgaatatttaaaagaaggTCATGAGAATTTTTTTGATGACTATAAAAGTGATACAGAAagt GAATGGtcagaagatgaagaagataCTGACAATTTGAGTACAAATTTTGAAGGATCTACAGGTGTTACAAATACAGATAAAACAATATGCATACCAAATactgagaaaaaaagaaatcaattatCATTAGCATTAAATGAGGAGCTTAAATCTAAAAACTGGTTACTATCAAATGTTCAAAATACTTGGTGGAATGAATTACAGTGGAGGAAATATCCAGTTAAAAGTAGAGTCTGTGATGCTCATCTTTGTGAAATTTG GCATAAAGCAATAGAAGGAGATTTTTACTCAATTGGAACACTTAGTGAATATTCAGTGTGTAGAGAATTGTTGTGGATGTTTCATGCTCCAATGCATATGGTAGTGTTTCAAAAAAGTGGAGAAGCAAAATTTTCCATCCATTCCAATATATCTATACCCAGTTTAACAACT GTTGCTTTTAACAGTATTCTCTTACCATTTTGTgaacatttttcaataatatatgatatagaaaaatttggaaCCGATTTATATGTAGAACAGGAtggtttaaataaaaaaccaCCTTTGACTTATGAAACATACAATTCAATTCTTAAACAACAcgtaatgaaatttaaatctGAAATAATTGATATAGAAAAAGAACTTATGAAACAAG ATAAAACCTATACACTTTTATCTTTATCATCAgtcttgaaaaaaaatttatacaatttaaaaattttacatcAAGTTCACAAAAAGGCTGTATGTAATTGGAGGATTTATCCGAATTGGAAATGCGCATCAAAATTATTGTCGTCTTTGTATTTCGAAATACAGAAATCACATAATCAAGAAAGAACAAATATTTGTATCAGTTTATATTTATCTAGTCTTActgtatatttaaatataattgacACGTGGTTAAGCGAAGGACGATTTGAAGATTGGAGGGAAGAATTTATAATTGTCAG aGTATTGAATGATATAGCGTTAGAAAACACTGAGCAATATGAAACATTTTCTTTGAGACCTTTGGATGGCATATGTTTATCAGATCCTATAATGCGATTTTTAATAAGAAAAGTACAACATATTGGTCAAAGTATTGAGTTATTAGTATCTCTAGATCGTATTACAGatatatggaaaattaatattggaaATGATG GAACAAAACCATCCCTAGTTGAAGAATTTTATACTAAATTAGATGTGGAAATTTTGAAGTATAGTAAATGTAAGCCACATAAAGAAATACCTTCAATTAATGAAGATGAAGTGAAAGAAGATAAGCATAACGAAGACATAGATAAAAATATCATACAACAATTAACTGAATTTAACAatccatttttattaaaagctTTAGAAGATTATCTACCTTctgaattattaaacaaaagtaGCACTGATACTTTTATAGCTAAATGTCAAAGTAACACAGTAAAGAgtaacaatatatttaaaag ACTTGAAGAAGTATCAGATTATATATTGCCATTccgaaaaatattagaaaatattttagcaGAGATTTTAGTTACACGTTATAATGGTGCCAGTAGATTAGTGAAACACATGATGTCAGAAGAATATAAATTGGAATCACATTTAACATTAATGAGATCTGTTTACATGATGGAAGCTGGTCATATCATGaacaaattttatcaaaaattatttcacgAG attGAAACCAACCAAATGTGGAATAACTCGTATTTTCTATCGTGTATACTTGAAGAAATCCTTTCTCAATGGTGGCCGAACTCAAGTTCGCGTTGGTCTATTACAGTTTCTAATACACCTACAAATCAAGTATTAACGGCTGTAGATAACATAACATTACATTATACTATAGGCTGGCctatgaatattattttaaatgaaaaaacttTTATTAAGTATAATGAGATATTTAGGTTTCAGTTAAAATTAAAGTGGGCTTTATGGacgttaaataatttaagatTTAGTG ATTTAGAAGGATCAAAATCAAtgtataaaaagaataaattagaACAATTTCATATAAGACGAATTGAAAGTTTGCGATTTTGTTTATTACATGCAATTAGCTCAATACATACGTATTTATCAGGTCAAGTGCTACAAAATTTAAGTATCATATTAGAGAAATCTTTAATGCAAACTGATAGCCTTGATGCAATTGTATCAG ttCATGAACATTGTTTGCTAACAACGGAATATGAAGATTTGATGGCTACTATAaataat TTAATTGAAATGTGTAGTCATGTTCGATCTCGATGGAATTATAAAAAGTTAATGTTTATCAGTGAAGAATTAGATGTATTGGAAAGTAGCTATAATAAATATCACACGTATCTTGCTTTAGCTCTACACAATGCGATACAGAATAAAGATGCGAGTTACT TGACTGGTTTAAGCTCTGCATTTAACTGCAATATGTCACGTGTTTAA